One region of Gemmatimonadaceae bacterium genomic DNA includes:
- a CDS encoding UPF0182 family protein has product MARRVMFAIVAAALFVFVVIPWLVSFATDWLWFRQLGFTTVYVTSLTWHIVLFVLGGVVSYAVLAGNFRLAARRTGKAPTLYTQRTSQELVDVSGLIMRLSWVVPLVIAFLIGVYMAANWMTYVQAFHGAHVGTSDPLFGRDISFYMFRLPALSDVLGLAVVLVILSLVGAGAVYALRGQIPLGSHHGPADRGAEVHLAALAAVLALLFAAQLWIVNTSELLYSTTGPLVGASYTDVHIVLPATRLSAIVALIAMGLVIYGAVRGRTLRWLAIAAILYAAVGIVGRGILPLAVQKLVVVPNELDKETPYLRYHIAATRAAWGLDDVQTRSLSGEATLTMADIKANVPTINNVRLWERDLLQQTFKQLQEIRTYYDFMSVNDDRYVIDGDYRQVHLSVRELNSSSLPTQTFINNRLTFTHGMGITMAPVNQVTDEGLPVLFIKDVPPVSTVNIKVTQPQIYYGQAAEQYVFVDTKQKEFDYPLGEQNIYTSYSGTGGVPVGSFLRRALYAMQFGSLQILFSDDITGAARIMYHRNIMDRVSTALPFLSFDSEPYIVVTDDGKLKWVLDGYTTNGGYPYAKPVQDIDYMRNSVKVTIDAFSGALTAYVIDPNDPVIRTYENIFSGIFQPMSKMPADIKRHMRYPGQLFRIQAALQATYHMDDPVAFYHREDQWDIPEPEQQNNGTPYMRHMIMRLPGEQKEEFIYMTPFTPRGKDNLAAWMVARMDGAHYGQLMVYRFPKQSLVYGPKQIVNRINQDTDISRQITLWDQRGSEVIRGELLVIPIEESLIYVQPLFLRAAGGSIPEMKRVVVASGDRVVMGETLDQALDAMFGNGATIAVSAQQAEGTAAAPPPNGKAPAPSAGVASLIEQAQSHYDRAIAAQRAGDWSAYGKQIDSLGAVLTQLRSHHP; this is encoded by the coding sequence GTGGCGCGACGGGTCATGTTCGCCATCGTCGCCGCCGCCCTGTTCGTGTTCGTCGTCATACCGTGGCTCGTGAGCTTCGCCACCGACTGGCTCTGGTTCCGCCAGCTCGGGTTCACGACAGTGTACGTGACGTCGCTCACGTGGCACATCGTCCTGTTCGTGCTCGGCGGCGTCGTCTCCTACGCGGTGCTCGCGGGCAATTTCCGGCTCGCCGCGCGCCGCACCGGGAAGGCACCCACGCTCTACACGCAGCGCACGTCACAGGAACTGGTGGATGTGTCCGGCCTGATCATGCGGCTCTCGTGGGTCGTACCGTTAGTCATCGCGTTCCTGATCGGCGTCTACATGGCGGCCAACTGGATGACCTACGTCCAGGCATTCCACGGCGCGCACGTTGGCACATCCGATCCGCTCTTCGGACGGGACATCAGCTTCTACATGTTCCGCTTGCCCGCCCTGTCCGATGTGTTGGGGCTCGCGGTCGTGCTCGTGATCTTGTCGCTCGTCGGCGCCGGCGCCGTGTACGCGCTGCGCGGCCAGATCCCGCTCGGCTCGCATCACGGGCCCGCCGACCGCGGGGCCGAGGTGCATCTCGCGGCGCTCGCGGCCGTGCTTGCGCTGCTGTTTGCCGCGCAGCTGTGGATCGTCAACACCTCCGAGCTGCTGTACTCGACCACCGGTCCGTTAGTCGGCGCGAGCTATACCGATGTGCACATCGTCCTGCCGGCCACACGGCTGTCGGCCATCGTCGCGCTGATCGCCATGGGACTCGTGATTTACGGCGCGGTGCGCGGCCGGACGCTCCGGTGGCTGGCGATTGCAGCGATCCTCTATGCCGCTGTCGGCATCGTGGGCCGAGGGATTCTGCCGCTGGCGGTGCAGAAGCTGGTCGTCGTGCCGAACGAGTTGGACAAGGAGACGCCGTACCTCCGGTATCACATCGCGGCGACGCGCGCCGCCTGGGGACTCGACGATGTGCAGACGCGCTCGTTGAGCGGCGAGGCGACGCTCACCATGGCCGACATCAAGGCCAACGTGCCGACCATCAACAACGTGCGGCTCTGGGAACGCGATCTCCTCCAGCAGACCTTCAAACAGCTGCAGGAAATCCGCACGTACTATGACTTCATGTCGGTGAACGACGACCGCTACGTCATCGACGGCGACTACCGGCAGGTGCACCTCTCGGTGCGCGAGCTCAACTCGTCGTCTCTGCCCACGCAGACGTTCATCAACAACCGGCTGACTTTCACACACGGCATGGGCATCACCATGGCGCCCGTGAACCAGGTGACCGACGAAGGGCTGCCGGTGCTGTTCATCAAGGACGTGCCGCCCGTGTCGACCGTGAACATCAAGGTCACGCAGCCGCAGATCTACTACGGTCAGGCCGCGGAGCAGTACGTGTTCGTGGACACGAAGCAGAAGGAGTTCGATTACCCGTTAGGCGAACAGAACATCTACACCTCGTATTCGGGCACCGGCGGGGTCCCGGTCGGCTCCTTCCTGCGCCGGGCGCTCTACGCCATGCAGTTCGGGTCGCTGCAGATCCTGTTCTCCGACGACATCACCGGCGCCGCACGGATCATGTACCACCGCAACATCATGGACCGTGTTTCCACGGCGCTGCCGTTCCTGTCGTTCGACAGCGAGCCGTACATCGTCGTCACCGACGATGGCAAACTGAAATGGGTCCTCGACGGTTATACCACGAACGGCGGCTATCCGTACGCCAAGCCGGTGCAGGACATCGACTACATGCGCAACAGCGTCAAGGTGACCATCGACGCATTCTCCGGCGCGCTCACGGCGTACGTCATCGACCCGAATGACCCAGTGATCCGCACGTACGAGAATATTTTCTCCGGGATCTTCCAACCGATGTCGAAGATGCCCGCCGACATCAAACGCCACATGCGCTATCCCGGACAGCTGTTCCGCATCCAGGCCGCGCTCCAGGCGACGTACCACATGGACGATCCGGTTGCGTTCTATCACCGCGAGGATCAGTGGGACATTCCCGAGCCGGAGCAGCAGAACAATGGCACGCCGTACATGCGGCACATGATCATGCGCCTGCCCGGTGAGCAGAAGGAGGAGTTCATCTACATGACGCCCTTCACGCCTCGCGGGAAGGACAACCTGGCAGCGTGGATGGTGGCGCGCATGGACGGCGCGCACTACGGCCAGCTGATGGTGTATCGGTTCCCGAAGCAGAGCCTCGTGTACGGACCGAAGCAGATTGTGAACCGCATCAATCAGGACACCGACATCTCGCGCCAGATCACGCTGTGGGACCAGCGCGGTTCGGAGGTGATCCGCGGCGAGCTGTTGGTCATCCCGATCGAGGAGTCATTGATCTACGTGCAGCCGCTTTTTCTGCGTGCGGCGGGCGGATCGATTCCCGAAATGAAGCGGGTGGTAGTGGCGAGCGGCGATCGCGTGGTGATGGGCGAGACGCTCGACCAGGCGCTCGACGCGATGTTCGGCAACGGCGCGACGATCGCGGTGTCGGCGCAGCAGGCGGAGGGCACGGCCGCCGCGCCGCCGCCTAACGGCAAGGCGCCGGCGCCATCCGCGGGCGTCGCGTCGCTGATCGAACAGGCGCAGTCGCACTACGATCGGGCGATCGCCGCGCAGCGCGCCGGAGACTGGTCGGCATACGGCAAGCAGATCGACTCGCTCGGCGCCGTGCTCACGCAGTTGCGCTCGCATCATCCATAG